The stretch of DNA acaaaatatgtattttttaatgttaaaactttgtcatagtaaaatttattattcattgtacAGTGATTATGACACTGATCCTTTCTTCAAGTGGTGAGTATGAGATTATGCGATATACATATCGGTTGTAGTCTGCGACAACCTCcttgttatttatagtttacaaaataGGCTTCCAAGGTATTTCTCTTGTTGAATATTGACATTATTTAGCTGTACTTTTCTATTGTTTGGAGTATAGTAAATTTGCAgcattaattttatcatttagttTGATTCAGTAAACTTTGGTTTTATAGAGCTCATAACGGAAGAAGAATCCTATATTATTTCTCTTAATTTTTGGTAAGTTTGCGAGTTGGTTTTTGTCAAACCCATTTGATTTTAGCAATTCATTTGTGTGATTTTGTAATTCCCATAATGGTGTATGAGTTGTCTCCATATTGTTTGAGTGGTTTGGTTTTCACATCTGAGCTTTAAAATATGTTCAGAAAAAAAACCTGGTTAAGAATATTCACATCCAAGTCTTTAGCATGGattttttttagttgagcatGGTCTTCACACCAAGCGAAATTCTCTCAAATTTATGAAGAACCAAAAAGATCACTGACATTTTAGAATACAAAAATTCgtaatatatcatttatttacATCACACAAAACACGTATACAAATATTCTAGCacttacttttatatttcaggCAGTTAACATTGCACCAAGTGCCAAACTATTTAAAGACTTTTtcagtacaaattaaaattttaaacagttattgcTCGTTAAAGTTTGAAATAACTAAGTTTTCATTGTAATAGACAGATTTTTTGATTTGACAATTTGGAGTTTGCTTTAATAGagacattataatattatgtttatgaaaTCTGTTGTTTTCCTCTTCATCACCCTTTATAACTACGTATTAAATCGTTTGGCTGTTTCCAGCTCGACTTGTATTTAATCATTTGCACTCTGTGTCTACAGGTCAAATGGACTTCCTGTTTCACACTTCCACCTCACTTTCCACAAACCCccacttttttattttgacaaaccCTCTCAATGTATACCATCTCCTGGTTAGTGAAACTGTGCAttcctttggtctttaattttacttcagTGTTTGTTACTGCATTATATTTAAACACCTAAACAAGTGTgagtttaatgtataaaaattacgtTAACTTTCTCTATAAACttcatatttttcagtttaatttcttttggtaattttctgATATGTTCCTGGTTGTATGAGGtggtatgtatatataaacatcaTTATGGGTTAGTAGTTACTCGTATATCAGTGCAGTGTTTTTTAATGAAAGCACTGTGCAGAACTCATGTACATAGTGTTCTGGAGAAGAAGTGGTGCCGAATAGGCAGTCTTATTTGATACAGCACACTTTTGTGTATAAGAAATATTGATGTTGAATAAGGAAAATTTCATGAATTCTAATCATGGTGGGTGTACTATTATCGGAATTTGTGTGGCCAATGGGGATTGAACTTTAAGCCCTCTTCACACAACATTTCCGTGGGTACACCACCATCGGAATTTATGTGGCTTGTGGGGGGTTGAAGTTTTATCCCTTTTCACACAATGCTTCCGTGTGTGCGCGACCATCGGAATTTGTGTGGCTTGTGGGGGATTGAACTTTAGCCCTCTTTATACGTTTCCGTGTGTGCACCACCACTGGAATTTGTGTGGCTTGTGGGGGATTGAACTTTAGCCCTCTTTATACGTTTCCGTGTGTGCACCACCACTGGAATTTGTGTGGCTTGTGGGGGATTGAACTTTTAGCCCTTTTCACACAATGCTTCCGTGAGTGCACCAACATCTCATTGAACTTATTCCATTAGTAAAGTCATTAACGTTATAACATTGAAAATACATCGCTTTAAttgtgtaacaaaattaaattttaagggcAAGTGCTTTGATTTTGTTACagcttttgaaaaatcatagCACAAAAACActctaaatttacttttttctgcttcattttgtaatttttactttaattaaagaaataatttaatgtatttttttttttcaagtttgtaccTTCTGCATATAAGTATCAaactatattatgaataaaattggtacaaGACTATAGTCTGTAGGTCAAGTACAAAACTGAAGTACTGTACTTGACCTTCAGACTCTTGATTGTCGAATTGCTAAACGCTATTAAATCAAACGATGAGTaactttatataagtaaaatctCAATCCTGTCAGCAAAAGGTTTTTATATGGCCCTAGGCTCgagaaagcaattaaaaatatttctcatcTCCGCAAGCCTCTTAAGCAAATGTAATAATATCTTCTTGTTTCTATACATGTCATCAATCATGATGTATTTGGCTGCAATCATCCGTTCTTGCTATGTATATAGCTTACGCCATTGTTGTGCTGCAAGTTATTGACAGACCATGTAATACTGAGACTCTTAGTAATATGTTTTACAGTGTCCATTGTTTGCTGcttttaataacaatacaatacttTTAGGCGTTTTGCTCTTATGACTCAAAACagacaatgatatataatactgCTAAGTATGAACTTGAAGTCTAAATTCTTggatgaaatttcaaataatcAATGTAACTTAAGTTAGgcttttgcatttttattaaaaaatttgtttttagtataaaaatatttttttgttgggGTACAGTTTAAGTGCTCAGAGGATCTAAATGAGTACTTTGGTTTACActtcacaaaacaaaaaaatggtgTGTTAATACATATCCAGAGACTGAGCTTGGTGTCCTGTTGTAGCCCCAGGCATTGGTCCGCTGCACCGGCACGCAGACTCTGGAGCTACCTGGTGCGCCAGGAGCCGGTGCAAGAGCTGTTCATCCGCTGTGTGTTCGGCAAACGACGCAGTGCGCCCAGTATCACAGAGCTGGTGGAGAGCGTGCGAGAACGTGACAGGCCCGACGCCGCAGGCCACAACCTGCCTGAACCTGTCCGAATCATCCATAAGGAACAGGACTCCATCACTGCTTTCTGCCTCAACAATGTTAGTACTTTCTCTCGGATTACAGTACTTTACATGTCAATTCTGTGGGTGGGAAGGTGTTTAACCTGTTGGATCCCGTAGCCGCACAGTTGCGACTGAGGCAAGTGTGCAGTCGTGGCCCGTTGCCGTACTGTTGCGGCCGCACACAGAGCGttttatttttgcgttttcttCAACTCAATTCGCTAAATTAAATGACATTCAATATACCGGGTTACTCGGGAGAACACTGGGCTTTCTCGTGAGGTATATTTTGTTTCGCGCTACGATACTTGGCAGCCTGTTTTTACTCTAAACGTCGAGGCGTTTCAGCCGGTTGCTGTTgttttgtacacaataattatggCTTCGCGTAAGCATGAGTTGTTTGAtcaagatattaatgaattattgggCAGTGAGTTTAGTGAACTATCTGATagtgacgacgaaagtgatgtggatattttcagtcgtgtaagaagtggtgattttatttttagtgaactaGTTCGTGATGCAGACTCTTCAACCACGATTTAGGTTATCTCGATGAACCAGTACCAGGACCATCAGGTGATACTGTTTATTCTAATAATCGTCCAAAAATAAGCCTACTTTGGATAGTCTTGACTTGGTAATAAACGAGGtagttcaaaaattataatcccAGAAATGACTTTACTGGTAATGAATGAAGGAACTGAATGTAGGCCTAACCCCAAACGTAGAAAGCTACCTCCAATTACCTATCCCTgggtgaaatatttaaatatgtatatttgaatttagaaatatcaataatataaaataaataaacataaaaataaaacttatgagtataTGATTATGCAGatgcaaaaaataactataatgcaaaGTAGTAACCAAGTGCCAGAAAAAACCCGGGCCAGCAGATGCCCCTGTGCTGCCATAACCCGGGACTCAACAGGTTAAAAACCATTTTATGGATGGTTTCATAATCCAGTGTAAAAACGTTTCAACTTGTCAACCTCTTCTACGAGTATaagtttttttcacatttttatgttCTAATCTATCAATTAACCATTTGAAAACTGCCTCACCTTCACATATACAAGGTGtaacaataaagtaatgagactaatgtgaaaaaaaattttgattatcgtTACAGTCAAGTTTAGtgttgtctccttcaaagtagttCCCTCCTGATTACACAAACTTTTTCCAGCGCTTCTGCCATTGATGGTAACATTTCTGTAACTCATCTTCTGTAATATCTTACTTAATGATAACACTTCTCAACAATTCTGGATTGATTTCCGTCTGCTTTAACAGATCGGCTGCCACATTTTCCTGTGTTTCTCGCTGTTGTGGTTTGAGATTTTTGGGGACCACTTTGTACAAATCTTTCTCATACCAACATCTTCAGTTATTACTAGACAAACAGTTTATCGGTTGATGTTCAGTTCTTTTACAATCATTTTCACGGATAATCTTAGATCAGATCGTATGAGTTTACGCACCCTGGTCAAGTTGACATCCATCTAAGTTGATGGTAGTCCATTTCGGTTTTCATCTTCAACATTTTTTCTGCCTTCACTAAACATTTTACGCCTACGAAAAACTTGAGCACTTGTCATAAACTCCTCTCCAAAAGCCTTCTGAAGCTTACCGTAAGTTGTTGTTACGTTTTTACCCAATTTAACGCAAAAAGAAATGGCATACCGTTGCGCAATATTATCCGCGGTTCCATTTCTGTGACGAGAGACACAAACACGTGTTAACTTATTACAACACAACTCAGCAGTTGCATCGATGTGCCACTTGGACTAGAAGCAGCTTATAGATCAAGGTTTAAAGATATTGTACCCATACAAGCCTGCAGGATTGCCACATCTTGTATAgaaaatcagtctcattactttattgtcggACCTCGTATTACGAAACACTTTATTAACGTGTAACTCTTTAAAAAAAGAggaatataacaattaattggcAACACGTTATCTgttgttattttttctgaattgCCATGTTGGTCATATCTGACTGGCAGCTTTAAAGTGCATGTTTATTCTAGCTTATATTTACCTGAAATGTGCTGCAACTTTTGGCCATTGTAATGAACTACAACGAAttctcaataaacaaaatactactCCAGTAGAAGTGACTTTACTGCTGCTGtactttcaactcaaaattaagaaaagttGTTGTTCTCTCCAGATTTCACCTACACTgacattaaactaattttactgCAGTTTAgcaaaaatattgcttttattttcagCGTAGATTgggtaaaaaattacttttcaaaacttGAAAATTACAGTGATGTATGGTAAGATGGACACAGCATTACAAGTAGTTTTCTTCAGTGATATCTTAAAATCATAACAGTTTATTTTGCAAGACCAAGAGCCTACTCCTTCCAATTCTGGTGTTCAAGCAGGACAAATTAATAGTTTGGATTGTTTGGATGCTCAATGTTACGAGCTGTTCCAAACAAAACAAGTAAATGAACCAATTAAACTGTCTATTGAACGTGATATGGAACTAGTTAGTCTGGCAAGCCTGGCCGAACCTTTTCTGATCTTTCTTGCCAAATTTTTAAGGGAAGATCTTGAATATAGagaaatttatactttattttgtttgacaCATGCCTTTATATTTTCTGCTATACAAATCACTTCATAATACCAAGCATGTCAACCTGCTTCACTCCTTGTCTATTAGTTCTTGATTTGTTTCTTGAGGAGGTCATTGATACAGATTAGAAGATTCACATTTTAATCTCTCTATATTTTAGGTGAGTACGGGTCTGCTCGCCTTGGCCACGCCACGAGAGGTGCAAGAGATGGACATATCGCTGTTGCTTGAGATGCCGTCTTGGCTGGAAGATGAGTGTGAACTGGACCTCATGAGTCTCAACAAGTAAGTCATCTCAACTCAGCTGTTTCATCTCAATTTAGAGGTTGAGTTCATATCTCACAAAAAGGAGACGACTTGTTTAAGTACCTTGTGTAACACAGAACAAATTCTAATAATGCACGATCGTCTATAAAAACTGTGTATGGAGTACCACAAGCTTCAATTCATGAgccacttttatttttgtgttacatTTAGAAACCGATTTcttgtacaaaatttcaatttcatgtttcagcaaaaattagtaaaaaagtgCATGGTTGTTGTTACTATATACATACCTGGTACTAATGAGCAAAAGTTTCTCGAACTTGCAAGATTGttaacattactttaaaacattttaggataatttatttatttttggtgtaGGATTTCTACTGTTCAAAATTCAGGACtgcttttttatttatcaccTTGTTGTATAACTTGTGTATCAACAATTaaccaaaaataatgttatttgtaaaactttaccTTTTAGGGAACCGGAACTTCTGCCTACTAGCGGATTTCTGGTAATTCAGACACCCACCGACAAACCAGTGGTTCAGAACCCCGCCAACAACCCTGGTGGGGCCACCAGCCCTCAGGGGGGCTTGGCGGGGCAGACGGGACGTGGGGCCTCGGTGGTAAGTCACACCATATGTATACGTGTGTTCCAGTGAAGTGCGTTACATATTTCGTGTTCATTTCATTCACAGGATTGTCTTTAACAGATTATATTTTTAGAGTTGCGAACAAAAGAAACTAATGTTAAAATGAGGTTATGAATACTTTGTTGTGTGTAATCACTAGAGTTGAGGTGAGTCAGCTGCAGATCATTGTACCTGATACTTGTGTTTTGATTGATTGTTTCTACAAACTTCACAATGACTTATGTTTTGCATTTGTGTGAGATTTATTCTGTATAATTCAGTGTCAGTTGTATTTCGTCTCCCCCCCATAAGAAGTCCATACTGACAAATTAGTAAACGTAGACTTGATGAAATGTCATCGAAAACAAGTCTATATATTGCAGTCTCAGTGTGATACCCTGACGTACTTGCATGGCTGTGCCCATGATCCTTTGCACTCCACGCATGTTCAAGCTTTACACTTGTAAGCCAACAGAAGCTGACTGAAGCTTGGCATGGTTCATGCGGACATTTGCAACAGTTCAGCAGTTTACCAAAGTGACCGAAGAGTCAATTATAAAGTATGATACTCTTTAGTACACTATTGTTGAATGATCAAACGTATGTTAGTGAATATTTCCTGTATTCTTGCTGCTTTGATTTTTCAGGACAATGATCACTATTTAATCTGATGATTCAAATTGAATTTGGTActgtttatgtaataaactacacaatttgatagtaattttatttactctaaaatattttcagtgtgACACTAATTTTTTGACACTTGAAGTTTGGTTTTATCCTATTCTGTTGTACGTTTTTGTGTGCAAAATGGGAGTAATTTGTGTGTATTCTGAAGAAAGTACCTTAGCGTTCACAGCATTTCTGTAGAACTTGGATGGTTTGAAAGCTTTGGCTAGACTTGTTCTAAGAAACTTTGATTTCCTCTTggcatttttgtgttttaagatGTGGGAATTACTTTTGTTCAGTAGATTTGCGACTACTTTGAGTAGCCTGTGTGTTAaggttttatgtttaatttctttgtattttttataatatagtttgatttttattcgtttataacgaccttttatagtttttaaatttttctgtgcgtctaaattatcagttttacaaatatctggttaaattttctttactaacaaaacacaatttccatatatttttacaatgcaCACAATCATTTTTAAC from Homalodisca vitripennis isolate AUS2020 unplaced genomic scaffold, UT_GWSS_2.1 ScUCBcl_3510;HRSCAF=9079, whole genome shotgun sequence encodes:
- the LOC124372567 gene encoding dmX-like protein 1 isoform X3 — protein: MYFLMLKLCHSKIYYSLYSDYDTDPFFKCPRHWSAAPARRLWSYLVRQEPVQELFIRCVFGKRRSAPSITELVESVRERDRPDAAGHNLPEPVRIIHKEQDSITAFCLNNVSTGLLALATPREVQEMDISLLLEMPSWLEDECELDLMSLNKEPELLPTSGFLVIQTPTDKPVVQNPANNPGGATSPQGGLAGQTGRGASVVLKHRVDNIRRVSAHPLLPLYLTRLARRFGADVGVGARSSSDSGAPQWHIRQGHSCALQPARQQVRCRRR
- the LOC124372567 gene encoding dmX-like protein 1 isoform X1, with protein sequence MYFLMLKLCHSKIYYSLYSDYDTDPFFKCPRHWSAAPARRLWSYLVRQEPVQELFIRCVFGKRRSAPSITELVESVRERDRPDAAGHNLPEPVRIIHKEQDSITAFCLNNVSTGLLALATPREVQEMDISLLLEMPSWLEDECELDLMSLNKEPELLPTSGFLVIQTPTDKPVVQNPANNPGGATSPQGGLAGQTGRGASVMKGLNFPGSHDPAFCQLVIDRSRHLLRPVLKHRVDNIRRVSAHPLLPLYLTRLARRFGADVGVGARSSSDSGAPQWHIRQGHSCALQPARQQVRCRRR
- the LOC124372567 gene encoding dmX-like protein 1 isoform X2, which encodes MYFLMLKLCHSKIYYSLYSDYDTDPFFKCPRHWSAAPARRLWSYLVRQEPVQELFIRCVFGKRRSAPSITELVESVRERDRPDAAGHNLPEPVRIIHKEQDSITAFCLNNVSTGLLALATPREVQEMDISLLLEMPSWLEDECELDLMSLNKEPELLPTSGFLVIQTPTDKPVVQNPANNPGGATSPQGGLAGQTGRGASVVKTEAANGAGGGASKGGGKALPVLKHRVDNIRRVSAHPLLPLYLTRLARRFGADVGVGARSSSDSGAPQWHIRQGHSCALQPARQQVRCRRR